From the Acetobacter aceti genome, one window contains:
- a CDS encoding outer membrane protein assembly factor BamD: MPPRVTSRLVSAAAYGSFMLLAGCSMFKTSSAEKPAPTVSSADELYNNGIDALRTERYLSATKQFETLQQNYPYSGYTANSQLMAGYAYYLQNKYPDAAQQLDRFIELHPTSSDAAYAFYLLALCYYEQIGDVARDQQMTAEAMSRLQDVIARFPQTKYARDAQLKIDLCRDHLAGKEMLVGRYYQQQRAYQAALGRYQRVVQDFQTTNHVPEALERLVELYLDLGLTDEARRTGGVLAYNYPDSKWYRYAYSNLKSYHLLSSKTPVPGKLITAPASSTQSPAQSAGRGDARADAPPSLSRAPVSPVSASQLNDGGNGSELTSNLARPGTPASERGARGSTH, translated from the coding sequence ATCCCCCCCAGAGTGACGTCGCGCCTGGTTTCAGCGGCTGCCTATGGAAGCTTCATGCTTCTGGCAGGCTGTTCGATGTTCAAGACCTCGTCTGCCGAAAAGCCCGCCCCCACAGTCTCTTCCGCAGATGAGCTCTATAACAACGGCATCGACGCCCTGCGCACCGAGCGTTATCTGTCTGCAACAAAGCAGTTCGAAACACTGCAGCAGAATTATCCCTATTCCGGCTATACCGCCAATTCGCAGCTGATGGCGGGCTATGCCTATTATCTCCAGAACAAATATCCTGACGCGGCACAGCAGCTCGACCGCTTTATCGAACTGCATCCCACCAGTTCCGATGCCGCCTATGCCTTCTATCTTCTGGCTCTCTGCTATTATGAGCAGATTGGCGACGTCGCCCGCGATCAGCAGATGACAGCGGAGGCGATGTCACGTCTGCAGGATGTCATCGCCCGTTTCCCACAAACGAAATACGCCCGCGACGCCCAGTTGAAGATCGATCTCTGCCGCGATCATCTTGCAGGCAAGGAGATGCTTGTCGGGCGATATTATCAGCAACAGCGTGCCTATCAGGCTGCGCTCGGGCGGTACCAGCGCGTCGTGCAGGATTTCCAGACAACGAACCATGTGCCCGAAGCTCTGGAGCGGCTTGTCGAACTCTATCTGGATCTCGGCCTGACGGACGAAGCGCGTCGGACCGGCGGCGTGCTGGCATATAATTATCCTGACAGTAAATGGTATCGTTACGCTTACAGCAATCTGAAAAGCTATCACCTCCTGTCCAGCAAGACACCGGTGCCCGGAAAACTGATTACGGCACCTGCGTCTTCGACCCAGAGTCCCGCACAGTCTGCAGGCCGTGGCGATGCGCGCGCCGATGCGCCCCCTTCCCTGTCCAGAGCCCCCGTCTCACCCGTCTCTGCAAGCCAGCTTAATGACGGCGGCAACGGGTCAGAACTGACGAGCAATCTTGCCCGCCCAGGCACTCCCGCCTCCGAACGAGGAGCACGCGGCTCAACACACTGA
- the lpxC gene encoding UDP-3-O-acyl-N-acetylglucosamine deacetylase: MESFSPDPTALVERDDEVFSSTTQTFSIHRKLSKAVVPVRQNTLRSPIKCVGTGLHTGRKITLRMEPARADTGIIFHRTDIPGAAAIPAVYDHVVDTRLSTVIGERADKRNRVATIEHLMSALCGNGIHNAHVYLDGPEVPVLDGSSADFLFLIDCAGRVRLDAPRREIEVLKTVRVEEAGAFTELKPSDAVDMPLSMTIDFPASAIGRQTLALTFTEASFRRELAFSRTFTNHREIAALQAAGLALGGSLDNAVVVDEEKILNPTGLRAKDEFVRHKMLDAVGDLFLAGAYIRGSFTGYKSGHHLNNQLLRTLFADRSAWREVNPATKLTSAPLQAA, translated from the coding sequence ATGGAAAGCTTCAGTCCTGATCCCACCGCACTGGTCGAAAGGGATGATGAGGTCTTTTCATCGACTACACAGACATTCAGCATCCACCGAAAACTATCAAAAGCGGTCGTGCCAGTGCGTCAGAATACCCTTCGCTCCCCCATAAAATGCGTCGGTACCGGTCTGCATACAGGACGTAAGATTACTCTGCGGATGGAGCCGGCCAGAGCCGACACGGGTATTATCTTCCATCGGACAGATATTCCGGGCGCAGCGGCCATTCCCGCTGTCTATGATCATGTTGTCGATACAAGACTGAGCACTGTCATCGGCGAGCGTGCGGATAAGCGGAACCGCGTCGCCACCATTGAACACCTGATGTCGGCCCTCTGCGGCAATGGCATCCATAACGCGCATGTCTATCTGGATGGTCCCGAAGTGCCTGTGCTGGACGGCTCTTCCGCTGACTTCCTTTTTCTCATTGATTGCGCCGGGCGGGTGCGGCTTGATGCGCCACGACGCGAGATAGAAGTGCTGAAAACCGTTCGGGTTGAGGAAGCGGGCGCTTTTACCGAACTGAAGCCTTCCGACGCGGTGGATATGCCCCTCTCGATGACCATCGATTTTCCAGCGTCCGCCATTGGTAGACAGACGCTGGCCCTGACATTCACCGAAGCATCGTTTCGCAGGGAGCTGGCGTTCTCGCGGACCTTTACCAATCATCGTGAAATCGCGGCGCTTCAGGCCGCCGGGCTGGCGCTTGGCGGATCACTGGACAACGCCGTGGTTGTGGATGAAGAAAAAATCCTGAACCCGACCGGTCTGCGGGCGAAGGACGAATTTGTGCGGCATAAGATGCTGGATGCCGTGGGTGATCTTTTTCTTGCCGGCGCGTACATCCGGGGCAGCTTCACGGGCTACAAATCAGGCCATCACCTCAATAATCAGTTATTGCGCACCCTGTTTGCCGACAGATCCGCATGGCGCGAGGTCAATCCAGCCACAAAGCTGACATCAGCGCCCCTGCAGGCGGCCTGA
- the ftsZ gene encoding cell division protein FtsZ, producing MTLNLTVPPQHHADFSPKITVIGVGGGGTNAVDNMILADLKGVEFVVANTDAQQLSSSRADRRIQLGPHLTQGLGAGAKPEIGRAAAEEAADELSRHLEGSHMVFVTAGMGGGTGTGAAPIVARMARERGILTVGVVTKPFSFEGPRRAKAAEEGIAELQQYVDTLIVIPNQNLFRMANERTTYKDAFKMADNVLYMGVRGVTDLMVAPGLVNLDFADIRTVMAEMGKAMMGTGEAEGEDRARLAAEAAISNPLLEDTSMAGARGLLINITGGDDLTLFEVDQAANRIREEVAEDANIIFGSAIDPDLDGKIRVSVVATGIDMPSSKAQQEAEEQAAAQQQEEGQAAAATQNTQHAVGQPPMFGGGMQAARNAQPAGHPNGVPAGQPPRQTPNFNQQPAPGQPTQAHAAPRAASPRDGLFTTNTRSPAPAPRAPEPAPARNSLFGLMTGVLRRPAAEPRETRQEHAPQVTPAQQRSEQQEGPTVRPAQSDDGGLDIPAFMRRPS from the coding sequence ATGACTCTGAACCTCACCGTTCCCCCGCAGCACCATGCAGATTTCTCACCGAAGATCACGGTTATCGGTGTGGGGGGTGGTGGTACGAACGCCGTGGACAACATGATTCTCGCCGATCTGAAAGGTGTGGAATTCGTGGTTGCCAACACGGATGCCCAGCAGCTCTCCAGCAGTCGGGCTGATCGTCGTATTCAGCTTGGTCCGCATCTGACGCAGGGTCTGGGCGCGGGTGCAAAACCGGAAATCGGACGGGCGGCGGCGGAAGAGGCGGCAGACGAACTTTCCCGTCACCTTGAAGGCTCGCACATGGTCTTCGTGACGGCGGGCATGGGTGGTGGCACAGGCACTGGCGCCGCGCCGATCGTGGCGCGCATGGCGCGTGAGCGTGGCATTCTGACTGTCGGTGTGGTGACAAAGCCGTTCAGTTTCGAAGGACCGCGTCGCGCCAAGGCTGCGGAGGAGGGCATCGCCGAGCTTCAGCAGTATGTCGACACGCTGATCGTCATTCCCAACCAGAATCTTTTCCGCATGGCGAATGAACGCACCACCTACAAGGATGCGTTCAAGATGGCCGACAATGTCCTCTACATGGGCGTGCGTGGCGTGACCGATCTGATGGTGGCTCCGGGCCTCGTGAATCTCGACTTTGCCGATATCCGCACCGTCATGGCGGAAATGGGCAAAGCCATGATGGGAACGGGTGAAGCCGAAGGCGAAGATCGCGCCCGTCTCGCCGCAGAAGCCGCGATTTCGAACCCGCTGCTCGAAGACACTTCCATGGCTGGCGCACGCGGACTGCTGATCAACATCACCGGTGGTGATGACCTGACGCTGTTCGAGGTCGATCAGGCCGCCAACCGTATCCGCGAAGAAGTGGCCGAAGACGCCAACATCATCTTCGGTTCCGCGATCGATCCGGATCTGGACGGCAAGATCCGCGTCTCCGTTGTGGCCACCGGTATCGACATGCCCTCTTCCAAGGCCCAGCAGGAAGCCGAAGAGCAGGCGGCGGCACAGCAGCAGGAAGAAGGACAGGCGGCTGCTGCTACCCAGAACACCCAGCACGCAGTCGGCCAGCCTCCGATGTTTGGTGGCGGCATGCAGGCTGCACGTAATGCACAGCCAGCCGGCCATCCGAACGGCGTTCCGGCTGGACAGCCTCCGCGCCAGACACCGAACTTCAACCAGCAGCCTGCACCGGGTCAGCCGACGCAGGCTCATGCCGCGCCTCGCGCTGCTTCTCCAAGAGACGGGCTGTTCACCACTAACACGCGCTCACCTGCGCCTGCTCCCCGTGCTCCTGAACCCGCTCCGGCACGTAACAGTCTGTTCGGTCTCATGACCGGCGTGCTGCGCCGGCCTGCCGCGGAGCCTCGTGAGACAAGACAGGAACATGCGCCGCAGGTTACGCCGGCCCAGCAGCGTAGCGAGCAGCAGGAAGGCCCGACCGTGCGCCCCGCACAGAGCGACGACGGCGGCCTGGACATTCCGGCGTTCATGCGTCGTCCTTCCTGA
- the ftsA gene encoding cell division protein FtsA, whose protein sequence is MSDLIVSGQSSRALVPGKAARSHGQNRSDAQDSSGSLLNLAEGKPEQRVWRSGLVGVLDIGSTKITCLIGKGEPNGKLRVLGHGWLRSNGVKNGAIVDLKAAEAIIRHVVGNAEREAERSLDKVVVNLSCGHPESLLFNVHWPIGGREITDADIRRIVTEGRMKAQSEGRAVIHTLPLDFAVDETDGVTDPRGHLCEQLRARLHVIDASSTALRTLDALLGRAELKLDALVSAPLAAGLAVTNADQRMVGTTVIEMGGGTTSLAVFAEGQLLHTAQIGIGGEHVTRDIARGLGTSTDNAERLKTMHGHADLSADNDGVTIRIERQNADMPTFDAIPRAMLGDIIRPRIEETFELVRDRLDNAGLGHLADGRVILSGGGSLLDGVGSVAARVLNRHVRLGRPHNVIGLPDACSTASFSTTLGLLTWAASAERPFGDIEFSEERPTGFLNRLVSFIRDRV, encoded by the coding sequence ATGAGCGATCTGATCGTTTCCGGACAGTCCTCCAGAGCCCTGGTTCCCGGCAAGGCAGCACGCTCTCACGGGCAGAATCGCTCTGACGCACAGGATTCGTCCGGCAGTCTGCTGAATCTCGCTGAAGGCAAACCCGAGCAACGGGTATGGCGCAGCGGGCTGGTGGGTGTTCTGGACATTGGCTCGACCAAGATCACCTGCCTGATCGGCAAGGGCGAACCCAACGGCAAACTGCGGGTACTGGGCCATGGCTGGCTGCGTTCCAACGGCGTCAAAAACGGTGCGATTGTCGATCTGAAGGCAGCCGAAGCCATCATCCGGCACGTCGTCGGGAATGCGGAGCGTGAAGCCGAACGGTCGCTGGACAAGGTTGTCGTCAACCTGTCCTGCGGTCATCCGGAAAGCCTCCTGTTCAATGTGCACTGGCCGATCGGTGGACGCGAAATCACGGATGCCGATATTCGCAGGATCGTCACGGAAGGCCGGATGAAAGCGCAGTCGGAGGGGCGTGCGGTCATCCACACACTGCCTCTTGATTTTGCGGTCGATGAGACGGATGGCGTGACCGATCCTCGCGGGCATCTGTGCGAGCAGCTTCGTGCCCGGCTGCATGTGATCGACGCCTCCTCGACGGCGCTGCGGACTCTGGACGCGCTGCTGGGGCGGGCGGAGCTGAAGCTTGACGCCCTGGTGTCAGCTCCCCTGGCCGCCGGTCTGGCTGTCACCAATGCGGACCAGCGGATGGTGGGGACCACCGTGATCGAGATGGGCGGGGGCACCACGTCTCTTGCGGTTTTTGCGGAAGGTCAGCTTCTGCATACCGCCCAGATCGGAATCGGCGGTGAACATGTCACCCGTGACATCGCCCGCGGTCTGGGAACATCGACTGACAACGCCGAACGCCTCAAGACAATGCACGGTCATGCCGATCTTTCAGCCGACAATGATGGCGTCACCATCCGTATCGAGCGTCAGAATGCGGACATGCCGACTTTCGACGCCATTCCCCGTGCGATGCTCGGCGATATCATCCGCCCGAGAATCGAGGAAACCTTTGAACTGGTGCGGGACCGTCTCGACAATGCCGGCCTGGGGCATCTTGCGGACGGACGCGTGATCCTGTCCGGCGGCGGTTCTCTGCTGGATGGGGTAGGGTCCGTTGCGGCCCGGGTTCTGAACCGTCATGTCCGGCTTGGCCGCCCGCATAACGTCATCGGTCTGCCTGACGCCTGCTCGACGGCCAGCTTTTCCACCACCCTCGGTCTGCTGACCTGGGCGGCTTCGGCGGAGCGTCCTTTTGGCGACATCGAGTTCAGCGAAGAGCGTCCGACAGGATTTCTGAACCGTCTGGTCTCTTTCATCAGGGATCGCGTCTGA
- a CDS encoding cell division protein FtsQ/DivIB, whose translation MKRPSSPSPERREAGSGDRFRHTNRADRPSAIAMFLRRHKGKLKFLIVAGMLGTGAWAFLSMHGAQSLLGPLKTKIEAQIPLKVKEIRIEGENLSSPTAIREALGISVGDPMLGFDVKAARDRLNDLPFVENATVGRRFSGLIVVHLTERPPFAIWQHKGQFVPIDRNGNPVPDKGMTSRDAKAFMALPLVVGEGADQAAAELLDALAKAPDVKTHVTAATLVNLRRWTLMLKNGASVYLPEAAEPQALTRLEELQKRFDLLDRPVEIIDLRLPDRLTIRERPAPAPAASDTVAPETQDHTEKSGGQPQAPATHEDPPAPTVVPAKKAKYLEEGDSRPSSSHDDNEHAHNNGGALPA comes from the coding sequence ATGAAGCGACCGTCTTCGCCTTCTCCGGAACGTCGCGAAGCAGGGAGCGGCGATCGTTTCCGCCATACGAACCGGGCGGATCGTCCGTCGGCGATCGCCATGTTTCTCCGGCGTCACAAGGGAAAGCTGAAATTTCTCATTGTAGCGGGCATGCTCGGCACCGGCGCATGGGCGTTTCTGTCCATGCATGGCGCCCAGAGCCTGCTTGGCCCGCTGAAGACGAAGATCGAGGCGCAGATCCCGCTCAAGGTGAAGGAAATCCGGATCGAGGGAGAGAATCTCTCCAGCCCGACAGCCATCCGCGAGGCGCTGGGCATTTCGGTTGGAGATCCTATGCTGGGCTTCGACGTCAAGGCCGCCCGTGACCGGCTGAACGATCTTCCCTTTGTCGAAAACGCGACGGTAGGACGCCGCTTTTCCGGGCTGATCGTGGTGCATCTCACGGAGCGTCCCCCTTTCGCCATCTGGCAGCACAAGGGTCAGTTCGTACCCATTGACCGGAACGGAAATCCGGTTCCGGACAAGGGTATGACCAGCAGGGACGCGAAAGCGTTCATGGCGCTTCCTCTCGTTGTCGGAGAAGGCGCTGATCAGGCCGCGGCGGAACTTCTGGACGCCCTGGCAAAAGCACCGGACGTGAAGACGCATGTGACGGCGGCCACGCTGGTCAATCTTCGACGCTGGACACTGATGCTGAAGAACGGAGCCTCGGTGTACCTGCCGGAAGCGGCGGAGCCTCAGGCGCTGACCCGTCTGGAAGAGCTTCAGAAACGATTTGACCTGCTGGACCGTCCGGTGGAAATCATCGACCTGCGACTGCCGGATCGCCTGACTATTCGTGAGCGTCCAGCCCCTGCTCCGGCCGCTTCCGACACTGTTGCGCCTGAGACTCAGGATCATACAGAGAAATCCGGTGGACAGCCACAGGCTCCGGCGACCCACGAGGACCCACCCGCCCCGACGGTGGTTCCTGCGAAGAAAGCAAAATATCTGGAAGAGGGTGACAGCCGCCCTTCATCCTCCCACGATGACAACGAACATGCCCACAATAACGGGGGAGCTCTTCCAGCATGA
- a CDS encoding D-alanine--D-alanine ligase → MSAPQKDQGRSKGRITVLMGGASAEREVSLSSGNGVVAALKEAGYDALALDVTRDLAAVVAGLTEQKPAAVFNALHGRFGEDGAIQGVLEWLGLPYTHSGLRASANAMDKEASRQIFITAGLPVAEGRAVSISELAEHDPLPLPYVVKPLDEGSSVGVSIVRNTNQRAHVVEEWRYGPVALVERYVPGREITVGVLDGDPDGPRALTVTDITPNAESGHDFYDYAAKYGVGGSRHVLPADIHADDFARACELAVAAHKALGCSGASRSDFRYDDTSGDGRGQIILLEVNTQPGMTPTSLLPEQAAYCGISYSELCDRLVQDALRRADVARR, encoded by the coding sequence ATGAGCGCGCCACAGAAAGATCAAGGGCGGAGCAAGGGCCGGATCACGGTTCTGATGGGCGGGGCTTCAGCGGAACGCGAGGTCAGCCTGTCATCCGGTAACGGTGTTGTCGCCGCCCTGAAAGAGGCCGGTTATGACGCGCTGGCGCTCGATGTCACCCGTGATCTGGCGGCCGTTGTTGCCGGTCTGACGGAACAGAAACCTGCTGCCGTGTTCAATGCGCTGCACGGCCGCTTCGGTGAGGACGGGGCCATTCAGGGCGTGCTGGAGTGGCTTGGCCTGCCCTATACACATTCTGGTCTCCGTGCCTCGGCCAACGCCATGGACAAGGAAGCGTCCCGGCAGATTTTCATCACGGCAGGGCTGCCTGTGGCCGAAGGACGTGCCGTTTCCATCAGCGAACTGGCGGAGCATGATCCCCTGCCGCTGCCCTACGTGGTGAAACCGCTCGACGAAGGGTCATCGGTCGGTGTGTCCATCGTTCGCAACACCAATCAGCGTGCGCATGTTGTCGAGGAATGGCGTTACGGTCCCGTGGCGCTCGTGGAGCGGTATGTTCCCGGTCGCGAGATCACAGTCGGCGTCCTTGACGGCGACCCGGACGGCCCGCGCGCCCTGACCGTGACCGACATCACTCCCAATGCCGAATCAGGCCACGACTTTTACGACTACGCCGCGAAATACGGCGTGGGCGGCAGTCGTCACGTGCTGCCTGCGGACATCCATGCCGATGATTTCGCCCGTGCCTGTGAACTCGCCGTCGCGGCGCACAAGGCGCTCGGCTGCTCCGGGGCGTCACGCTCTGACTTCCGTTATGACGACACGTCCGGCGACGGGCGCGGGCAGATCATCCTGCTGGAAGTCAACACCCAGCCCGGCATGACGCCGACATCGCTTCTGCCGGAGCAGGCGGCCTATTGCGGCATTTCCTATTCCGAACTCTGCGACCGTCTGGTGCAGGACGCCCTCCGTCGGGCGGACGTCGCGCGCCGATGA
- the murB gene encoding UDP-N-acetylmuramate dehydrogenase, with protein sequence MTDNIPVSSHLTAGGTIAASLGDVRGRVSVNQPLGARSWFRVGGPAECLFQPADTDDLVAAMQRLSPEIPVTTLGACSNVIIRDGGIPGLVIRLGGAFAGIEVDGNGLIVGGAALDATVAETSAAKGLGGLEFLAGIPGSIGGAVRMNAGAYGSDMAAVLDWAEIVSRDGTLLHLEASALRFGYRRSALPDGAVVVRARLRGVPTEQGVVSGRIAEIRTAREGSQPVRARTGGSTFRNPSPDISDMKAWQLVDAAGCRGLTIGGAQISEKHCNFMLNTGNATAADLEVLGEEVRKRVLEKSGVNLQWEIKRIGLKAPETKGEAA encoded by the coding sequence ATGACCGACAACATCCCCGTCTCTTCGCACCTGACAGCAGGCGGGACCATCGCCGCGTCGCTTGGCGATGTGCGGGGACGCGTGTCCGTCAACCAGCCGCTCGGCGCACGAAGCTGGTTCCGCGTCGGCGGTCCGGCGGAGTGTCTGTTCCAGCCTGCTGACACCGATGACCTTGTCGCAGCCATGCAGCGTCTTTCGCCGGAAATCCCGGTGACGACGCTGGGAGCCTGTTCCAACGTCATCATCCGTGACGGTGGCATCCCCGGTCTGGTGATCCGGCTGGGCGGCGCTTTTGCGGGTATCGAAGTTGACGGCAACGGCCTGATCGTGGGTGGCGCCGCACTCGATGCAACAGTGGCCGAGACTTCTGCCGCCAAAGGTCTGGGCGGACTTGAGTTTCTCGCAGGTATTCCCGGCTCCATTGGCGGCGCGGTCCGCATGAACGCGGGCGCTTACGGGTCCGACATGGCGGCGGTTCTGGACTGGGCCGAGATTGTCTCCCGCGACGGCACCCTGCTGCATCTTGAAGCCTCCGCGCTCCGGTTCGGCTATCGCCGTTCCGCCCTGCCGGACGGTGCTGTCGTGGTCAGGGCGCGCCTGCGTGGCGTACCGACAGAACAGGGCGTCGTCTCTGGCCGCATCGCGGAAATCCGCACTGCCCGTGAAGGTTCGCAACCGGTGCGGGCGCGGACCGGCGGCTCCACGTTCCGCAATCCTTCTCCGGACATAAGCGACATGAAGGCGTGGCAGCTTGTGGATGCGGCGGGCTGTCGTGGACTGACCATCGGCGGCGCGCAGATCAGCGAGAAGCACTGCAACTTCATGCTCAACACCGGCAATGCGACAGCCGCTGATCTTGAAGTTCTGGGCGAAGAAGTCCGCAAACGCGTGCTTGAGAAATCCGGTGTAAACCTTCAGTGGGAAATCAAGCGCATCGGGCTGAAAGCCCCCGAGACAAAGGGAGAGGCGGCATGA
- the murC gene encoding UDP-N-acetylmuramate--L-alanine ligase translates to MRALPLTIGTIHFVGIGGIGMSGIAEVLHMLGYVVQGSDMNDGANVQRLRALGISVTIGHDAANLGQAQVVVISTAVKRDNPEVVAARSHLIPVVRRAEMLAELMRLRWSVAVGGTHGKTTTTSLIAAVLEASKLDPTVINGGIIEAYGTNTRMGKGEWMVVEADESDGSFLRLPSVISVVTNMDPEHLDHWGTAEAMEAGYDQFVSNVPFYGFAVLCIDHPAVQQMIPRLSDHRVVTYGFSPQADVRAEKVITDKLGATFEVQITDRTRRRTRKAGPFRLPMLGNHNVQNALAAIAVATEMDIDDATIRSGLASFRGVKRRFTRCGEANGITVIDDYGHHPVEIAAVLKAARQAGARQVIAVMQPHRYSRLQMLFNEFCTCMNDADTVIVSDVYAAGEEPIEGFNRDRLVEGLRERGHRSVVPLTDPAHLAEMVNAMAKPGDYVVCLGAGTITNWAHALPGELLALQAKQKGAA, encoded by the coding sequence ATGAGAGCCCTGCCGCTGACAATCGGTACCATTCATTTCGTCGGTATCGGCGGCATCGGCATGTCGGGTATCGCCGAAGTGCTCCACATGCTCGGCTATGTCGTTCAGGGCTCGGACATGAACGACGGCGCGAACGTCCAGCGCCTCCGGGCTCTCGGCATTTCCGTCACCATCGGTCATGACGCCGCCAATCTCGGACAGGCGCAGGTCGTGGTTATTTCCACAGCCGTCAAGCGCGACAATCCGGAAGTCGTAGCCGCCCGTTCGCACCTGATTCCGGTCGTGCGTCGCGCAGAAATGCTCGCTGAACTGATGCGCCTGCGCTGGTCCGTCGCTGTCGGTGGCACGCACGGCAAGACGACCACGACCAGCCTGATCGCCGCCGTTCTGGAAGCCTCCAAGCTCGACCCGACCGTCATCAATGGCGGCATTATCGAAGCGTACGGCACCAACACCCGCATGGGTAAAGGCGAGTGGATGGTGGTGGAAGCCGACGAGAGCGACGGCTCCTTCCTGCGCCTGCCTTCCGTGATCTCCGTCGTGACCAACATGGACCCGGAGCATCTCGATCACTGGGGCACGGCGGAAGCAATGGAAGCGGGTTACGACCAGTTCGTCTCCAACGTGCCGTTCTATGGGTTTGCCGTTCTCTGCATCGACCATCCGGCCGTCCAGCAGATGATCCCACGCCTTTCGGATCATCGCGTCGTCACCTACGGTTTCTCGCCGCAGGCCGACGTGCGGGCCGAGAAGGTCATCACCGACAAGCTTGGCGCGACCTTTGAAGTGCAGATCACAGATCGCACCCGTCGCCGTACCCGCAAGGCCGGTCCCTTCCGCCTGCCGATGCTGGGCAACCACAATGTGCAGAACGCGCTGGCCGCGATCGCTGTCGCGACAGAGATGGACATCGACGACGCCACCATCCGTTCGGGACTGGCTTCTTTCCGGGGCGTCAAGCGTCGCTTCACCCGTTGCGGCGAGGCGAACGGTATCACTGTCATCGACGATTACGGCCATCATCCGGTCGAGATCGCTGCGGTGCTGAAAGCAGCACGACAGGCTGGAGCGCGTCAGGTCATCGCCGTCATGCAGCCGCACCGTTATTCCCGCCTGCAGATGCTGTTCAACGAGTTCTGCACCTGCATGAACGACGCCGACACCGTCATCGTGTCCGATGTCTACGCCGCTGGCGAAGAGCCGATCGAGGGCTTCAACCGTGACAGGCTGGTCGAGGGTCTCCGTGAGCGTGGCCACCGCTCGGTCGTGCCGCTGACCGATCCGGCGCATCTCGCGGAGATGGTCAACGCCATGGCCAAGCCGGGCGATTACGTCGTCTGCCTCGGCGCGGGCACCATCACCAACTGGGCGCATGCGCTGCCGGGCGAACTTCTCGCGCTTCAGGCCAAGCAGAAAGGCGCGGCATGA
- the murG gene encoding undecaprenyldiphospho-muramoylpentapeptide beta-N-acetylglucosaminyltransferase: protein MENSDMTTQANLSPTGPIVIAAGGTGGHFFPAEALADVLVGRGCRVALMTDARAGKRTSGVFATAEQFILPGAGVAGRGPIRALRGGLALLRGANEARSIMAKLRPAAVVGFGGYPSVPPLLGARLLPGSSRPKIILHEGNAVLGKANAFLARFADGIGTSFGEVKGLPSGAHVALTGMPVRPAIAALAGENYEPPHDLIRLLIWGGSLGARVFSDIVPDALAALPLAIRERLQVTQQVRAEDLERVRTAYESFGIAATLAPFFPNVAELMRQAHLVIGRAGGSSVAELEVAGRPSILVPLPVAASDEQTANAQALENVGAAWVFRQPAFTVEVLTPLLAMMLTDTGILTAAASAAAKLGRPDAAERLADLVETTLHHGSGGRYSSPFPPSPASSEPFSGHAATTVESRS from the coding sequence ATGGAAAACAGCGACATGACGACGCAGGCAAATCTTTCCCCGACCGGTCCCATCGTCATTGCAGCGGGCGGCACCGGCGGCCATTTCTTCCCTGCCGAGGCGCTCGCCGATGTGCTGGTCGGACGCGGCTGCCGCGTCGCCCTGATGACCGACGCGCGCGCCGGAAAACGCACCTCCGGCGTCTTCGCCACGGCGGAGCAGTTCATCCTGCCGGGCGCGGGCGTCGCAGGACGTGGACCGATCCGGGCGCTCAGGGGCGGGCTGGCTCTCCTGCGCGGCGCGAATGAAGCCCGGAGCATCATGGCGAAGCTGCGCCCCGCCGCCGTGGTCGGGTTCGGCGGCTACCCCTCCGTCCCGCCCCTGCTCGGCGCACGTCTGCTGCCGGGCTCCTCACGCCCGAAGATCATCCTGCATGAAGGCAATGCCGTTCTGGGCAAGGCAAACGCCTTTCTCGCCCGCTTTGCGGATGGGATCGGCACCTCTTTCGGGGAAGTCAAAGGTCTGCCTTCGGGCGCTCATGTCGCTCTGACCGGCATGCCGGTGCGTCCCGCCATCGCAGCTCTTGCTGGAGAGAACTACGAACCGCCCCATGACCTCATCCGTCTCCTGATCTGGGGCGGCTCACTCGGCGCACGGGTCTTCTCCGACATTGTCCCCGATGCTCTGGCGGCTCTCCCACTGGCGATCCGTGAACGGTTGCAGGTCACGCAGCAGGTCCGTGCGGAGGATCTTGAGCGCGTTCGCACCGCTTATGAATCCTTTGGCATCGCCGCCACGCTTGCGCCCTTCTTCCCGAATGTGGCCGAACTCATGCGGCAGGCCCATCTGGTGATCGGACGCGCTGGCGGCTCATCGGTTGCGGAACTGGAAGTAGCTGGACGTCCCTCCATCCTCGTGCCGCTGCCAGTCGCCGCGAGTGACGAACAGACCGCCAACGCTCAGGCTCTTGAAAATGTGGGAGCGGCGTGGGTTTTCCGGCAGCCTGCTTTCACCGTGGAGGTGCTGACGCCCCTGCTGGCCATGATGCTGACTGACACGGGCATCCTCACCGCCGCCGCGTCCGCAGCCGCAAAACTGGGCCGCCCTGACGCGGCGGAACGTCTGGCCGATCTCGTCGAGACGACCTTGCATCACGGGTCCGGTGGACGCTATTCCTCCCCGTTTCCCCCTTCCCCTGCGTCTTCCGAGCCTTTTTCGGGACACGCCGCCACGACTGTGGAGTCCAGATCATGA